In Papaver somniferum cultivar HN1 chromosome 9, ASM357369v1, whole genome shotgun sequence, the genomic stretch TTCAGGGAAAGTAAGCATTGAGTTGTAAAATAGTCGAacactccagaagaatgagtaaaAAAATAACAACCTCATCTACAAAAgccaaacaacaaaaaaaagaaaaaatatgggTTAAGGCGGAGCAGGCGCACACATCACAACAAAAGAAAGAAGAGATCTTTAAAATGTTGTGAAGGTTTATTCAGTTcataaacatcaaaaaaaaaaaaaacctaaattttgatcaAATGGTTAAGGTATGATCACACAATGAatcaaaacaaataaatagatgGATTTCATAAGATACAATACCTGAGTTAGAAGAAAATCAATCGAATTCTTCGGATTATTCACTTTGAGATAATTGACTTTAATCAGGTTATACCAAGAAACACTTGAAATCACTTTAAATCTTCTTTGAAAAATCTTCTCAATCTAGGGTAGCAACATGATCATCCCCTACTGATTTCTCCTATTTTTCTCGTCAAAAAAGGGAATTACAAAAAAAGAGAAGATAGAGGAAGAAAGAAATcacagtgaaaaaaaaaagacgaaggaagaagaagagaacattTAATTTTAAAAACTACGGGTGCGAGACtaattttttcccaaaaactgGAGGCGCGCGTGAAGTTTTACGccggtgggtttcacagtgggaaaAAATTGTAAAATGGGTTTGTCTGTAGTTTTCACAAACTCGAAAGGAATAAGCTGAGAAGATATTTGTTTCCTTTGCTTGGTCGAACAGTGGAAAGGAAACTTCTCTGACAGTGGTATTCGATTGAATTTTGTTCATTTGATATTGACGACGAAATCGATTTGAAGTTTGTAAAATGATTGGGGTGATGCTCGATTAGAATTTCAAGGTATTTATAGTGTGTACTTTTCATATTAGCTTATCAATCTACTAGGGTTTTTAGTTTTGTGTTGTTGGTGAGATTGGAGCGATGGAGATATTTCTTTAAAAAATAATTTAGGGATTCTGTTTAGCTATTTATTCTAGTTATTTTTATCTTGATTAATGTCAGTAGAATGAAATTGCTAGGATTCTCTTACTATGctttgaaattagggattttgtttgtTTAGATGaatttttctttccctaaaatcAAAATTGGGGCTTTTTAATTTGATTCTTCTGTTAATTATAGTGGTATTAGTTCGATACTTCACCTTGGATGGGGAAAGTTGGATACTTTTTTCAGTGTTATATACTAATACTACCTCATGGTCCTGATCCAAATTGGGGGTTAAGGTTCTAATCTGAATTGTTCAGTGAATTACTCTTGCTTTTGCTTCAATACTTTGATATGATTTATCATTATTTACAATTGGGTTTGTTGAAATGTTGGTTTAATTTCTGCTATTTTAAAATTTGATATAGGTGAATTCAGCAATTTGgtattttttttgttaataatATGATAGATAGATTAATTCCCTTTGTCTTGACTCTTCCCGTTTCAACAGCTAGTGCAGAAAGGGTATTTTCATGTATGAATATTGTGAAAACGGTACCACTTAACAAGATGGGTAATGAGTTTCTTGGAGATAGTATGGTAGTCTACGCTGAAAGAGAAATTGCAGAAAAAGTGTCATGTGATTCTATCATAGATGACTTTGTTTTCTTGGGACCACGAAATGTCCAATTCAGTTAGTATATATAGATCGTCGGACAGAAAATCTTCTTTATGTATAGTTCAAATGTTATACCTGTAGTTACCCACTTATAAATCTTGATGTATAACAAATTTTTTGCTATAAAATATgtagaaacctattttgaggcatactagatttttttgaggcatactagataatgccaaaatagggtcactaaataaaaaataacatcacccctcatccaccatttttgataatggcataactacccttatataattagtgtaaatgattatgattataattgattaattatgaattttaaggattgattaaatattaaattattagtggtgaattagtagaaaaatcaaatttatgtgagagagttgggatttttgagaggaagaagaagaagtgaagaaaaaaaaagcttgggttttgacttttgagattttagtgattagaaatgaccaaaatgtgtgattcaaatcagaggtaaacttctatcgaggtttaatttccttttataagttgaatctgctaaaaattgaatttttaaaacccagatctgctgaccagatgaacagttcggctggtaacttttgagccgaacctctgtttttttgaaattatacctaggttcggctgataacttgtcagccgaacctaggtataatttcaaaaaaaacagaggttcggctcaaaagttatcagtcGAACTTCACCCAGAAACTaaatcatccactaggttcggcttgaaaaattgaggttcggctggaaaattgaggttcggctgaaaatattgtaaagtcgcattagccgaacatagtgtttctctaaatcatacactaagtttggctcaaaattgatactgcaagatcagccgaactgatcttctgaaaaccctaatttcatctttgaaatcatattctaccgatcaaacaaaataaaatcaatcaaaaacaagatgggtttgttatgcatacattctaaaatacatctaagagcaattgagatttggatttcgcattccaacatcgctcacttcgattcgtgtttcctttgtttgattaatttatttattgaattggagtcctagatgtttaagtttaaagtttattttgatttttaattttaggttttcgaggataagggaactatgacaaattgaaattatttagggatatataggtaattacactacctttagacaccccttataaatccaccctagataatataatggatgagtatgcctcaaaaaaaaaatgagtatgcctcaaaataggtttcaatATGTAATCTTGATGTATAACAACTTTTTTGCGATAGATTTAGCGCTACCCAACACTAGTTCCTGGGTCCGGCCCTGCTTTGGGCCCTAATAGTTTGAGGCTCTAGGCAACAACATAGCTGGCCTAGTCCATAAGACGGCTTTGTACGGTTTAATTCGATTAGGGAGCATCTAGGGTTTGTTTAATAGTGTTATGGTATttttaagagcaaccacagtggacgATCAAACCTATAAATATGGTCCAGAAACGAGACGCAGTGGGACGAAGTAAAGAGTAAAAGCTGGACCAAAATcaaattccagactatatttggtatgggaacaagaccaaaaccaaatatagtcgagcgaacgtataatgtacgtttgTCCGTAGGCGAAGTTATAAAGTACGCTTCACGTGAAGCGGATGCATAGTCCTCGTTCCATGATGAGGCGTGTATATAAACTACGTTTTAATGGAACGGTGGTGAAATGTTCGCCCGGTTAGGCGTTGCTGAAATGTACGCCTCATGACAGGCGTGGACTATAGATTCGCCCTATTCAGACGAACAGTATACATACGCCCCAATCAGGCGTCCATATAGTTCACGTCTCATACCCGACGTCCATATAGTTCACGCATGTGGTTGAGCGGACCTAATACCTCCGCCCATAGCCTCTTTCTTGCCACTTTCTTGTTCAACCATTcaaatttataaaaataaataacaatacaCGTCATGACGAAACTGACGATTGCGACTACCAGACGGCAGCAAGCAACAGCcagtaacatttctttcctttcaatcatccttCCTTTTTCTTGGAATCCAACTCATCCTACGCATTTTGTATTTGGACTTGCCACCTCGTGCACGCTCAATATTTGGCATTTGCAGCATTTTTTCtatctttttctatttttctgGTGCTCGTTATGGTTTGAGAATGTGTAGGTATAGTGTTCGCCTGGCTTTAACGCCACACGTGTGGTTTACGTGTAGTGAGCGGAGACTTTATATACGCCGGGTTTCAGACGTTTATATGGCCATTCGCCCCATCGGGCGTGAATAATAACCCGTCCTTGTCCCCACGTGAAGTATATGTACGTCCCACAACATACGTATATTTAATCGACGCCCAGCAACCCGCGTAAACTATATGTACGTCTCAATGGGGCGAGCTTTATAACTTTGCTCCACAGCGCACGAAGACTATATAACCGCTCAATTAAATATACCCGACTACCGTAACGTCAAATTCAAATTTGGTcagtttttttggtctttgatatttggttttgatcgcaccattgcagttgctctaagtgaGTATTTTAGCATAAGTTTACCCCCAAGTTTGGGTGTTTTTCTctaatacttttttttatttttatttttttgcagtcTCACTCCTATGCCCAGCCTGTAGTTTCCTCCATTATACAAAGTGAGAGActgagaaggagagagaaaatgATGGGTTTGGGTGCACTCAGAAACATGATTCGCCTATTTGCAAGAACAGTTTTGAATCGAAGCGTGGAACGTTTTCCTCTCGGGATTTCATCAGCTTCatcaacttcttcaacaccagAGTTAAGGTCCGTTTTCAGTTGGTTTTTGAACCAATGTTGTCAATCATGGATGATTAACAGATCAAATGAGTTTCATAGCTTAACCGATACTCGATTGCCTAAGAGAAGACCTGGTTTTACTAATAGAAGGAAGCGAGCTGGCTTGAAACCCCCAGGTTATTGGCAGTTCTCTCTACGTATTTATCCTTTTCAATTCAATTTAAAGTTCCTGTTAGAAAAACGTATTGGGATTAGAGTTTTAGTTAATCCGAGAATGTTTTCTTCATTCGCTTTTATTAATAAGGTTTTTCTTGTTAAATTTATGTTTGTATGTGAAGAAATGCAGTATCCTAATTGTTATCAGTAGGAACACTAACTATGAGAGAATGCAGGTCCATATGCTTGGGTTCAATACACACCTGGAGAACCACTACTTCCAAACACACCTAATGAAGGTAGTGTTAAGagaaggaacgagaagaagcgaATGGGACAGAGAAAGGCGTTTATAAAGGTATGGTTTCTCGAATTCAGCTGAATTGAGTGGCTTAAATCCCACTCTTTTGCTCTGTGTTTAATATAATCATCTGAAGTGTGGAAATGTGTTTGGTAGTAAGTTACCCTCAACATTGCCCATGGTTCTGCTAGGTATATGGATGTCTTGTATAGTCAGATTGTCCCCATAGTTTGGCTATTCTGGTTTATAATACCTTAACATGTGTCCACATGTGAGTTTGGATGAGTCTAAGTGTCTGACTGGGAGTTGGAAATGTTGGCAAGATCAAGTGAACGAACGTATTTGGCAACTGGAATACGGCCATGAATTTCACCAAATCGTTTTGAAACCTGTTAATGAACAAGCCTTGCAAGTTGAGGAAAGTAGTGAACCAAACCGCGGATAGAGATATGCGTAGGTACTACTTAGTTATTTCAGAACTTTGAGGTTCTGAGTGATTCTATGGTGGTTGTGTTACGTTTGCATGGTGCTTAATTATCTAATTCTCGATGGTGTTAGAGGATTATATGCACAAGGGGAACTTTATGACTAATGTGTTGTTTCTTAGCTAAAGAGTGCTTGAATATGGGTATACCATGTTATGATTTTAAGTTGAAGCTAATCATAATAGGATTTAGTGTGGCCGATGTCTTATCTGCTGAAATTTGAAGGGAGTAGAGATCATGTGTGTAGAACCAGAGGTGCACCCTTAAGGATGAATTTCTGAATTGGGTCTTGTACAAGAACATAACTCATAGGAATGTTTATAACAAACTTGTTTGTCCTTCGATTTTTTTCAAACTCTAATACTTGATAGTCGCTCTTTCTAGCGCATTTACTTTTGTAGTGGCAATGCCACATGACACTGAACTTCGTCACTAAATGTAAAGTATTGAAATATCTGTCTTGAACTAAGCATGGGTTCAGATAGTCTCTACCAGTTTATACAGTAATCTGTATTTACAGTATCATCAATTTATGATGTCAATGTtgattcttggtgaaaatatgggATGCTTAAAATTACTATCAGGTGAAAGTGGATAGTTAAAGAACATACTAGATGCTTTATTATGAATCTTGCAATTGTACTCTATTTGAGGCCCCAACTGATTTGAAAAGAGTAAATAGAACGAAGTGTCAGGTGGGACTTTCTGCATTACTAAATTGTCTGTGGAAATTCTGATGAGATTGGTTTATCTAGATTCAAATTCAActagttcagtttttctaattttgtCTAAGTAGATTACTACTTTCACGTTTTAGATATCCTTGCAGTAAGTTCTCTATGTAGCATAAGCTCTTAGAAATAAACTCATGTAATTGATTTGTGGGACTCGTGGCTGGTTTTTGACAGTCTGAAGCAAAGAAACGAAAAGTTCAGGTGCAAGAAGCTAAAAGGAAGAAGATCGAGAAAAGAGTTGAGCGTAAGATGGCTGCAGTAGCAAGGGACAGAGCATGGGCTGTAAGATTGGCAGAGCTGCAACAGCTCGAGGCAGCTAAAGCAGCGAAATCGTAATTGATGGCTAATATCAAACCAAACGAAGAAGCATATCTGTAAACAATGCACTGTATTGCTCCTTGATAAGGGGACCTGATATGATATTGAATACAGGTCCTTGGACTTTTTCACCTCGCTTCttgcctttttttttatataccttTTGTTTTGACCCTTTTTACCTTTGACTATATTTTAGTAGGTAACCCCCACAAGTTAGAAATATTTATGTTAGTTGCAAAATAAAGATGGCCTTGAACTATTAGTTTGGTTACTAAGCTATTGAAATcccatttttttgttttctttgcaatATGATATGGCGATATCAATGATGCTAActgaaactagggtttttgtctACTTTATGAATTGTTGCCACTCATCATATTGCATTTGCATAAGATGGTTTATGCGTTTTCATGTCATATTAGTGATTGATATAATTTGTTAATAACTGAATCTACTGTTTGTCTAATCTTGAATTTACTTTTTCAACATGGATAATGGCAATCATTTATTTTGGCTTGAATTTTGCTGgaacttatgtttgattttgcagattattattatttttttctctaaGTTAAGTATATTAAAA encodes the following:
- the LOC113312844 gene encoding uncharacterized protein LOC113312844, whose product is MMGLGALRNMIRLFARTVLNRSVERFPLGISSASSTSSTPELRSVFSWFLNQCCQSWMINRSNEFHSLTDTRLPKRRPGFTNRRKRAGLKPPGPYAWVQYTPGEPLLPNTPNEGSVKRRNEKKRMGQRKAFIKSEAKKRKVQVQEAKRKKIEKRVERKMAAVARDRAWAVRLAELQQLEAAKAAKS